Part of the Esox lucius isolate fEsoLuc1 chromosome 25, fEsoLuc1.pri, whole genome shotgun sequence genome, gtcttggcaatcttcttatagcctaggccatctttatgtagagcaaaaaaaattgttttcatatcctcagagagttctttgccatgaggtgcaatgttgaacttccagtgaccagtatgagggagtgagagagcgataaaccccgaccgccatgcaacatcgcgtggcggtcggggacagtgcctctgggatggcagaccggggtggtggtccctctttttaagaagggggaccggagggtgtgttccaactatagggggatcacacttctcagcctccccgggaaagtctatgccagggttctggagaggagaatacggctgatagtagaacctcggattcaggaggaacagtgtggttttcgtccgggccgtggaacactggaccagctctataccctctacagggtgttggagggttcatgggagtttgcccaaccaatccacatgtgttttgtggatttggagaaggccttcgactgtgtccctcgcggcatcttgtggagggtgcttggggaatatggggtcctgggtcctttgctaagggctgtcaggtccctgtacaaccgaagcaggagcttggtccgcattgccggcagtaagtcagacttgttcccagtgcatgttggactccggcagggctgccctttgtcaccggttctgttcgtaatttttatggacagaatttctaggcgaagccaggggccggagggtgtcaggtttggggaccacacaatttcgtctctgctctttgcagatgatgttgtcgtgttggccccttctaaccaggaccttcagcatgcgctgggacggtttgcagccgagtgtgaagtggtggggatgaaaatcagtacctccaaatccgaggccatggtcctcaggcgacaaaaaagggtggcttgcccacttcaggttggtggagagtgcctgcctcaagtggaggagtttaagtatctaggggtcttgttcacgagtgagggaaggatggaacgggagattgacagacggatcggtgcagcttctgcagtaatgcagtcgatgtatcggtctgtcgtggtgaagaaagagctgagccgcaaggcgaagctctcgatttaccagtcaatctacgttcctactctcacctatggtcatgagctttgggtcatgaccgaaaggacaagatcccggatacaggcggccgaaatgagctttctccgcagggtggccgggcgatcccttagagatagggtgagatgctcggtcacccgggaggagctcagagtagagccgctgctcctccacattgagaggggtcagctgaggtggcttgggcatctttttcggatgcctccggaacgccttcctgggaaggtgttccggtcccatcccaccgggaggagaccccggggaagacctaggacacgctggagggactatgtctcccggctggcctgggaacgcctcggtgtccccccggaagagatggaggaagtgtctggggagagggaagtctgggcatccctgcttagactgctgcccccgcgacccggccccggataagcggaagaagatggtatggaaTGGTAGAGAGCGAtaaaggggtgtactcacttttgtgaaatactgtacaaACACGCCCGTTATCGGCCCATTCCTCCTAGCATGTATCAGGAAGTCCGTGGTCTGTTAAGTAATATGCTGAAGACGGGTTGCAAAAGAAAGAATTTGTCCTTGGACAGCGCCTATTGTCCTGGTTAGAAAGACGAAGGGGTAGCTTAGAGTGACTGATGCcatggtcctatacatgtataaatagGTTACTATTTAAAGGTACTTAGTCCCCATGTTAggatgagaaaaggagagggggatctgttatttgcctagggggcatcattgactggaaTCAGCAGATGATAGGGTTActtgtaaatctgtataacccatcagtgtctatctgttgtttgtccagacgcTGTGAGTCCaagagttgagaaggttacccatgtggtgGAGTGGTACATCGGGGGTGTGGTACATCATACCTCACCCCTTTTcccactataagtactgatgactgttcatgtattaagttagagcagaggtctcaaaccggttccacggagggccgagtgtctgcaggttttcgctctcactttgtacttaattgactaattaggtcactaattggttcgtttctacccccacctggttgtttaggtctgaactgggaaccaatttaaagcaaaacccaaaaacctgcagacacacaaggtAATTTGCTTTTACCCCGTGTGGGACTAATcaaaaaatactgtacatcattacaatgtttttattttacagactGCTGTAGCACTGTGTAAAGCAAATATGACCCTCTTGAGGTCCATGTTTTTTAGTCTGTCCAAGCTTAATTTACAAGGCTACGTTATTGTCATTGGTATACAGTCCAAACTGTTTTTCTAATCATTTTCTGGGAGAAATCATTACAGATTTAATCTTGCAGTTTTTGTGGATGTGTTTTGAATGCTCTGATTCACACAGGGCTGGTTGCATAACGACCCCTATGAAAAAAACAGCTATGTCAAATTATCACTGCTTGAATCAAAATAAGGTGGACAAACTCTCACTAACCAAACCAACTATCCACTGGCCCATACAGGGAGCAAACCAACTATCCACTGGCCCATGCAGGGAGCAAACCGACTATCCACTGGCCCATAGAGGGAGCAAATGAAATATCCACTGGCAATATGGTAATTATGTACGTGCTATGGTTACACATGGTTgagtaataattattttttttgcccatTTATTCAAGTGAGTATGAACAAAATCTACAGATCTGCTTTGGTTTCAGCAAGCACACCAAATTAGTTAATGTTGTAATGGCTCCCAAATGCATTGGCAATGATGTCAGACTGCAACCCCCCAGCCACACAACACAGCCTAACTACTGAAACTTCTTATCTTCACAGGGATTAAAAGTCAAATACCTGAAACACAATGGAGGATTCTATAACTATTTACGGTTATGATGAATATGGGGATTATAACAACTACACATATGACAATGTCACTGGTAATGGAGAGGTTGCTGCTTTCAAGACCCACACAACATGCTTCACTGAGGTTTCCTGTGTCTTCTACCTGGTGGTCAAAGTGCTCATCTTCCTGCTTGGAGTACTTGGGAATGGCCTGGTCATCTGGATCGCTGGTCTCAAGATGAAGGGGACGGTCAGTACCACTTGGTGCCTCAAGCTGGCCGTGTCAAACTTCATATTGTGTCTCTTTTTACCGTTTAACATCATCTACATGGTTACAAAAGACTGGACCTTTGGGCTGTTCTTGTGTAAGTTCAACTACTTTGTGACGTTTATCAACATGTTCAGCAGCATCTTCATCCTGGCCATCATCAGTGTGGACCGGTGTGTCGGTGGTGTTTGGAtgagggtatatctgcagatCGCAAGTtgggggcataacttaatatgggggttacGCACAATGacggtttccattggtgtggtgtttttgatttagtgcatgcgtttatgaaggaagaattaCAAGGTCAATAACGAAGATTTCGGTAAGTGCTTTCATGTGAAcctctagctatatatttaggaaTAGTTAACGTGTTCTCTAAGATCGCCTGTCTACTAAATTATTTGATTATGAGATTTGAATAGCTTGccagtgacagaacacagaaaacacgacaaCCCTTATAGCTACGTTTAGAGATATAGCTACGcgacgaggtaggctacttgttaaCCATTTATTTGCttcatatacactatgttgtcattatttagaaatgtaaactaaataataatttgtcatggcctTATGCATTGGTGTAAAAATTTTAAGTATTTGGcagtgttcaccagttttgggaagttgctgaggatgagctaaattacctaaacagagttaATAACTTAACAATgaccttaattgatcatttacatgcttcctttttattttattgatcattgggtttttttttactccatttacctggttacttagatcttaattagatacttccctaaagtggtgaaggtggtgaacacagctgaacccagttgagtacttttacgttgtactttgtacacctctctatgtgattgttgtaatctttcatttcagttgccaagatgcgttgttgacctgggggatgctgttgcctgggtaaatgccaacattggcctcttctgagaccgggtacaagtcctcacccctgaatgatgaggaaatacagggtgctgtgcagatgctcagaggcctcaactctagaggaagaacaagaagctctctccccattcatgtttttgtttaataattttgaagacactgaaacattcatggatgaaatagacaaaTGAGGACTTAGTAATCATTTTGAGcttttctgttaattatttttgttgatgaggatacctattagctgtctttaaaccatcagctaatgctggtttccacacaaataaaattacaagatccagaaaacacaatatagtttgatgatacaaagagacaagaaacatcagttgtttagcaagagtaaactggacagtgttttggaagtgttcacctggccatacaacatgataggatgaaaccaaagcctacagaatctgggcaaagctgaatacacagtacataaagcaACACTTcagttttgtcattgtgttggaatgtaatgttttgaatatttgattgggtgattaaatgtttaattgtctaactggcatatcatttaattttgtatttttaggttatgccattaactttaagattttgggctacattaattgactttcagtaacgtctgttgtgctcttttggacctgttctacttgtaatttatgctattgaatcaacttttagaaTAAGGGTTAAAAtagacctcagataatcaattccaagacatgtaacacttatattcctcccaacaatgctAAGTCCATAACCAtgtcattactctagaattaaacatgtgcttgttccaggcacccccgtaaaaaattatatttctgtaaatagattttgacctgacctctacatgatgcaaattgaaacttgcctcctttctgcaacaggctatagaaaattcaacacttccagttaccactttcaactttctagaacaatgttgttaaattgaacagtgcaagtcaaaggagggagaaaccattacaatgatttgtatgaaaactggtcagatctacacagcagaacccacaggtctcggcaaaggaccttcagaacagtttaactgacactgaagttgttgGTCCCAGGTCCAActcacaatgtaccttacacagcatgttcacatttatgtaatatgttgaatctatggaaaatgcataaatggtaatcctgtataaacttgtgcaaaatGGAGGCCTGATATGAGGCATATCATATATAACCatgcaatggctactcaaagaaaaactgaccatggcaggcatagtgagtatgactgtgcatgtgtatgtatgcatatgtCTGTtttataactgcactcagcagatttctaaaccaccagtgtctcattaTTGACTgtcaccaaaacatttaaaactttttttttgagACACTTtagtcttcaaattaatatatttcagttgtatgttatcaaacatttttaatcctgaaacaaaatacaagtaAATGGTATTggacctagtgttatatcttgacaaaagatattgattgaaatcacatggactctgagataaagtagTAACTCTTCTTCCCCCATTAGTACACTCCACGTAGCGTCAAACcatgtgtcaaaccaggatgtccccaaactgaccaatggcgaacgtcagtgggtgtaacttaatattcaggaacccccatttaaactgaccaatggcaaacatcagtgggcgtaacttaatattcagtgggCGTTTGCGGTGTGGGCTCAGAATAACCGCACCAAGGGCAAGGTGTCTGTAGCCTGGGTTTCCTCTGCTGCCCTGAGCCTCCCCTCTGCAGTGTTTAGAGACGTCAAAACTCATTTAGGGAGGAGTTTGTGTTAAAATAACTACTCAGGTCAACACTGGCTAGTTCATTGGTGGCTTCGCAACGGCCTTCCTCGTCATCTTCTTCTGTTACTCCGCTAGCAACGAGCGACTGAGGACCAGCCAAATGATGAGGAAGTCCTCCAAGCCCCTCAGGGTGATGACTGCCCTAATTTTCAGCAATGCTTAACTTTGTAGAAATGcaattttaaacatattttcttttgatTGTCTATATTGCCTCAGGATAACATTCTACACAACAATGCACATcattaagggaaccatgaattctgaggtatacCAGCCCATTTATTCAAGTGAAGCCATCTGTCAAGGAATTTATGCTTGGCAGGAAATTATACTTCCAACAACTACGACCCAAAGAATTCAAGAAAGAAGATTTATGTTTTGGATTGAACAAATGAAAACCTTGACTTTTATCCAATCGAGATGCTGTGGTAGGATTGGAAGAAGACAGTGCATGCCAGAAACCAGAAAAACCTCACTCTGCtggctgtgttctgtttaggagtgggcaaaaatacCCTTAGAAAGATGCCAGAGAGTGATTAGTGGCTAAAGGAGAGGCTCACTCAAAGTTATTGTTGCTAATAGAGGAGCCACAACCTATTGAATTAAGTGGTTTGCACACCTGAAATCTGAGtttcgtttaaaaaaaaaaaacttgtcaAACAtacacaatataaatatatgctatgtgtttgtttgtgtcattATTTGTAATGTCTTTATTACAAATTGAAGTGTAGATAATGATTTTATGAGTTATagtttatacaaaaataatgagCACCCCGGCAGGTTTCATTAACTTTCAAGCAGCAGTGTAGTCTCCCTATTTCAGGGCACCAACAATTTAGATATTAATTTCCACCCAACAGGCAGATtacatcttcaaaacatttctaTTCCTTCAGCGGTTTTGGGGGTGTTgacacatataaacacagatCAGCattagaaatatgtttttttctgcaaGAGGAGGTGCTGTGAAAATGAGAAGAAATTAACATGACCACAAAACCACCAGTACACTAAGGCTCCCTCAACCCCTAAGTTATATTAGGGTAAAATTGAcctgtttttaaaaatgtttaaaagccATTTGAACTGCCAGATGAATAGAGAATCTAAGGAGGCTTAAATCAAACCACAAATTCTGTTTTTCTACATTTAGTGAAAtacaagtaaaatattttagtgTACTAAAGTAAAATGTACATCCAAAATTATTCTCTGCTCTATTGGCTGGCAAATAATTCTACATAGTTGAACTGGGTTATGAAGATGTACACATCTATTTTTCTTTAACTATATAAGTAAATTCTGTACATTCTGTAGATTGGTAGGAAAAATCATATTCATCattgtaatttaatttgaacCCAGCTTCATGCGGAGCCGATTGAAGAATTCTCCAAATGATTGCtttgtattcattttaaatatatacatctacagtggggagaagtatttgatacgctgccgattttgcaggttttcccactttcaaagcatgtagaagtctgtaatttttatcataggtactcttcaactgtgagtgatggaaaatcacattgtatgatttttaagtaattcatttgcattttattgaatgacatgagtatttgatacatcagaaaaccagaacttaatatttggtacagaaacctttgtttgcaattacagagatcatacgtttcctgtagttcttgaccaggtttgcacacactgcagcagggattttgacccattcctccatacaagAGGCAAGAGACAAGAGGAAGAGGCAACATACTAAACCATCTTATCTGTAATAAACCTGTGGCATGACTTACCTCAACCTTGCAGAAAATAAGTTTGTTCCCCAATTCATAAGTAACAATATTTGCAGAAGAAGCAAAGTCTGTCTGCTGTGTTACTGTCTGGGAGAGTTTGGTTCGAGGTTAGAAGTTTCCTGTATCTGGGTCTCAGTATGAAGTGCAGaagtgaaaaaaaagaagaatatgCTGATTCTACAAATCCATACATTTTGCCTTGGGGTGAATTTTGTATTATTCTTGCCAAATATCAACAtaacttttattattattttctcaattATTCTTCTCAATTATTCTCTTTCCTCCATACTTACTTTCACCTGAAAATTCTTGTTCCtgaaatgttattatatttatttattattaagaaTGTTTTccataaataataacaattactAAATGCTCTCTACGTtgggccttgttacagacacacaaggtgacacagagGTGCAattggcaattaaaggttaatttcccacacctgtgtttttttaattgcaattattatctgtgtataaattgtcaatTGTTTATTAGCTCTTATGTGGATACAGTGAGCAGGcttgatactgagccatggggagcagaaaaaaactgtcataaGACCTGAGTACCATGGTAATGggactttataaagatggaaaaggatataaaaagatattgaaAGCCTTGTAAattccagtcagtactgttcaatcaataTACAAAGATAAACCCacagatacaaagaaaaacccacaggttacctcaggagaaatgcaggctgctctggaaaaagacggtgtggttgtttcaaggaacacaatacgatgatacttgaacaaaatttTGCTGCAAGGTCGaaagaaagaagcctttactacgccaatgccacaaaaatgcccggttacaatatgcttgacaacaccttgacacgcctcacagcttctggcacattgtaGTTTGGAgcgacgagaccaaaatagagctttgtggtcacaaccataagggCTATGTTTTGagagggtcaacaaggcctatagtgatcagaataccatccccactttgaggcatggtggtggctcactgatgttttaggggtgtgtgagctctaaaggcccAGGGAATCTTGGGGAAAATtgatgacaagatgaatgcaggataatatcagaaaatactggcagagaatttgcattcttctgcaccaaagctgtgcatgggacgctcttggactttccagcacaaacattaccctaagcacaaggccaagttgacccacCAGTGGTTACATCAGATAAGGTGGCCATTAGAGTTTCCTAACCTTAAtttcatcaagccactctgggtaggtctcaaacgtgcggttcatgcaagacgaccaaagacttgtgttgtttgctccttggggtttaaggccgggtgtttctgtaaaagcactttgtgacaactgctgttgtaaaaagggcttaaagaaatatgattgattgattgactttgtATGACCTGGAGGACCTTTGCCTGAGGACCTTCACCTTGCCTGATTGACCACCCATTACTGAAcctaaactattttttttttctgtgctgGTTTTGCCTGTATCCCTTTGAGGTTAAATAAACTTTGTCCTATATTCATTATATTGAGTAATTTCTTCTCAATTAGTTGGTTTATTTTCCCTTTAAACCAAGATGACCACCAGGTTCCTTTGGAATTACTGTTTTACTCTTCTGTCACAAACAAGTGATAATAAAGGGATTCCTTTGTGGCCATGTAATGAGCTCTGAAGACTGATGGAGCTCCGCATTGATCCTATGCAGTATGAAGAAAGTGAGAATACAATGACTTTTATGCTAAAATATTCTGTCAATTCAATCATCTCCTTTATGTTTAAAACCAATGGACACTctggaaaacaaacatgaataaataagaagCCCCATGGGGGCTAGAAGTGACAGGTAACTCTTTATTATGGCTGTCAGAAACATGGAACTGTCACATAACTGTTTAGGTGATCTACCTACATTGGATATTTCTAAACACACAGGACAGCATGTTTAAACAAGTATTGTGCAGAGTACTGTGTGCACCTAATACTTGCTGGATgtgagacaaacagaaacacattaaccttggtagcctatggggattTCGGCCAGaattcactacttggacattttgggtcctagattcatttctgtaacagatacaacctattatgatgtatcctggtaataacaacccctctggctacaataaaaacacataaaaacagacttctggatcactatttataaaactcatctgtttgaaaggccatggacctcagtcggaaaagggtggcttgcccacttcaggttggtggagagtgcctgcctcaagtggaggagtttaagtatctaggggtcttgttcacgagtgagggaaggatggaacgggagattgacagacggatcggtgcagcttctgcagtaatgcagtcgatgtatcggtctgtcgtggtgaagaaagagctgagccgcaaggcgaagctctcgatttaccagtcaatctacgttcctactctcacctatggtcatgagctttgggtcatgaccgaaaggacaagatcccggatacaggcggccgaaatgagctttctccgcagggtggccgggcgatcccttagagatagggtgagaagctcggtcacccgggaggagctcagagtagagccgctgctcctccacatcgagaggggtcagctgaggtggcttgggcatctgtttcggatgcctctggaacgccttcctgggaacgTGTttcggtcccgtcccaccgggaggagaccccggggaagacctaggacacgctggagggactatgtctcccggctggcctgggaacgcctcagtgtccccccggaagagctagaggaagtgtctggggagagggaagtctgggcatccctgcttagactgctgcccccgcgacccggccccggataagcggaagatgatggatggatgttttaaaggcaaaaaaaaatttctgaaaacatttctgccattcagcatcaagatttattttttaaagcattat contains:
- the LOC114834965 gene encoding LOW QUALITY PROTEIN: chemokine-like receptor 1 (The sequence of the model RefSeq protein was modified relative to this genomic sequence to represent the inferred CDS: inserted 2 bases in 1 codon; substituted 1 base at 1 genomic stop codon) is translated as MEDSITIYGYDEYGDYNNYTYDNVTGNGEVAAFKTHTTCFTEVSCVFYLVVKVLIFLLGVLGNGLVIWIAGLKMKGTVSTTWCLKLAVSNFILCLFLPFNIIYMVTKDWTFGLFLCKFNYFVTFINMFSSIFILAIISVDRCWAFAVWAQNNRTKGKVSVAWVSSAALSLPSAVFRDVKTHLGRSLCXNNYSGQHWLXFIGGFATAFLVIFFCYSASNERLRTSQMMRKSSKPLRVMTALIFSNA